From a single Lolium rigidum isolate FL_2022 chromosome 7, APGP_CSIRO_Lrig_0.1, whole genome shotgun sequence genomic region:
- the LOC124672149 gene encoding uncharacterized protein LOC124672149: MAVQAQHVSRAFHHHLHSYRSARLRISVSRSLLKRAIELTILRSSLLKHGKHRKARQHRLLRRTCGASTAQDVISYSYRNLDRKKPLSAISSALEDGATGASLFLDERGGCAPAMAGIGNAMPSNVPRSDLTCSDNNHNYAFVPRTRARVVAAAAPGLMDEQPRGVGTAAAAQGFVPVAVGDMASRSMGSGVASTSGMIGIGHADGLSQGILYNQGMEIDALVRVETERMRAGLDEAWRRHVRALVAAAERAAAVRLRAAEATLEVARCRNAEMEERLRQIGAEGQAWVGVAQSHEAVAAGLRATLDQLLQSPCAAGEGDAEDVQSCCFETSACGTAGADDAASIASAACRACGQGGACVLVLPCRHLSLCRAYDASVDTCPVCAATKNASLHVLLC; this comes from the exons ATGGCCGTGCAGGCGCAGCACGTCTCCCGtgccttccaccaccacctccactccTACAGGTCTGCACGCCTTCGGATTTCTGTATCTCGGTCTCTGTTAAAGAGGGCGAT AGAGCTCACCATCCTCAGGTCATCGCTGCTCAAGCACGGCAAGCACCGCAAGGCAAGGCAGCACCGGCTGCTGAGGCGGACATGTGGTGCTTCGACTGCTCAAGATGTCATCTCATATTCCTACCGCAACCTAGACAGGAAGAAGCCC CTATCTGCTATTTCCTCGGCTCTGGAGGACGGGGCGACGGGTGCCTCTCTGTTCCTGGACGAGCGCGGCGGGTgcgcgccggcgatggccgggatTGGCAACGCGATGCCGAGCAACGTCCCCAGAAGCGATCTCACCTGCAGCGACAACAACCACAACTACGCTTTCGTGCCGAGGACGCGGGCgcgcgtggtggcggcggcggcgcctggtTTGATGGACGAGCAACCGCGCGGCGTTGGAACGGCTGCGGCGGCGCAGGGGTTTGTGCCCGTCGCCGTCGGCGATATGGCGAGCAGGTCGATGGGCTCCGGAGTCGCGTCAACCAGCGGGATGATTGGCATTGGCCATGCCGACGGATTGTCCCAGGGCATCCTGTACAACCAGGGAATGGAGATCGACGCGCTCGTGCGAGTCGAG ACCGAGCGGATGCGCGCGGGATTggacgaggcgtggcggcggcaCGTCCGGGcgctggtggcggcggccgagcGCGCCGCGGCGGTGCGGCTGCGGGCTGCCGAGGCTACGCTGGAGGTCGCGCGCTGCCGCAACGCGGAGATGGAGGAGAGGCTGCGCCAGATCGGCGCGGAGGGGCAGGCCTGGGTAGGCGTCGCGCAGAGCCacgaggccgtcgccgccg ggctCCGCGCCACCCTCGACCAGCTCCTCCAATCCCCTTGCGCCGCCGGGGAGGGCGACGCCGAGGACGTGCAATCGTGCTGCTTCGAGACCTCCGCATGCGGCACCGCCGGCGCCGACGACGCGGCGTCGATTGCATCGGCGGCGTGCAGGGCCTGCGGCCAGGGCGGGGCGTGCGTGCTGGTTCTGCCGTGCCGTCACCTGAGCCTGTGCCGCGCGTACGACGCCAGCGTGGACACGTGCCCAGTGTGCGCGGCCACCAAGAACGCCTCGCTACATGTCCTGCTCTGCTGA
- the LOC124676400 gene encoding OVARIAN TUMOR DOMAIN-containing deubiquitinating enzyme 12-like translates to MTHRFPSEGASSSSTSASSQRSETDDDKMIAMLLEEEYANLDGAMAKRLTNLTSIPHVPRINTYFPTYSDATMDHHRLHDRLNAYGLLEVRVSGDGNCQFRALSDQLYRSPEHHKHVRKEIVKQLKACNSLYEGHVPMKYKHYCKKMKKSGEWGDHVTLQAAADKFAAKICLLTSFRDTCFIEIVPQYQAPQRELWLSFWSEIHYNSLYDARVPSQYKPKRKHWFF, encoded by the exons ATGACGCATAGGTTTCCAAGTGAAGGTGCCTCATCCAGCTCTACCTCTGCGAGCAGCCAGAGAAGCGAGACCGATGATGACAAAATGATTGCGATGCTTCTTGAAGAAGAATATGCCAATCTTGATGGTGCTATGGCCAAGCGTCTTACAAATTTAACATCTATTCCT CATGTTCCCCGGATCAACACGTACTTCCCGACGTATAGTGATGCCACTATGGATCATCACCGCCTTCACGATAG GTTAAATGCATATGGCTTGCTTGAAGTGAGGGTATCAGGCGATGGCAATTGTCag ttcCGTGCACTCTCAGACCAGCTATATCGATCACCCGAGCATCACAAGCACGTTCGTAAAGAAATAGTGAAGCAG CTAAAGGCATGTAACTCCTTGTATGAAGGCCATGTCCCAATGAAATATAAACACTACTGCAAGAAGATGAAAAA ATCCGGTGAGTGGGGAGACCATGTCACACTACAAGCAGCTGCTGATAAG TTTGCTGCGAAAATATGTCTTCTAACATCATTCAGAGATACCTGTTTTATTGAAATTGTTCCACAATATCAGGCTCCGCAGAGAG AGCTCTGGCTAAGTTTCTGGTCCGAAATTCACTACAACTCACTGTATGATGCTCGAG TCCCAAGCCAATACAAGCCTAAAAGGAAGCACTGGTTTTTTTAG